One window from the genome of Thermaerobacter marianensis DSM 12885 encodes:
- a CDS encoding branched-chain amino acid ABC transporter permease, producing MKPQPGRTALIAAGLALVYGVVQFLLSAGILGRFYENVLMNVGINVLAAVSLHIVLGLAGQFSIGHAGFLAVGAYTSAVLTEKLGVPFAVALLAGAAAALVAGLIVGIPSLRLRGDYLAIATLGFAEIVRIILLNVDYVGGAAGMRVAHLTSWTSLYLSVVAAVLVAVHFTRSAHGRATLALRDDEVAAAAMGVNTTAYKVLAFALSSFFAGLAGGLHAHNFYVIQPNNFGFLKSFEILVFVVLGGVGSLPGAILAATFLTLVSTALQAYPEARMILYSLVLILVMLFRPQGLLGTQTLAGFFPAWRAGAGSADEPAATEPHQPAAVPAGGEPGQLAGLRAAGSQAAGAAAVHAPPAGEPPASGPGATGQGTTSAGQGGAR from the coding sequence ATGAAACCCCAACCCGGAAGAACAGCGCTCATCGCGGCAGGGCTGGCCCTGGTCTACGGCGTGGTCCAATTCCTGCTCTCGGCCGGCATCCTGGGCCGCTTCTATGAAAACGTGCTGATGAACGTGGGCATCAACGTCCTGGCCGCCGTCAGCCTGCACATCGTGCTGGGGCTGGCGGGCCAGTTCTCCATCGGGCACGCCGGGTTTCTGGCCGTGGGCGCCTACACCTCGGCCGTGCTGACGGAGAAGCTGGGCGTGCCCTTCGCCGTGGCCCTGCTGGCCGGCGCCGCCGCCGCCCTGGTGGCCGGCCTGATCGTCGGCATCCCGTCCCTGCGCCTGCGCGGCGACTACCTGGCCATCGCGACCTTGGGCTTTGCCGAGATCGTCCGGATCATTCTGCTCAACGTGGACTACGTGGGCGGGGCGGCGGGCATGCGGGTCGCCCACCTGACCAGCTGGACGTCCCTCTACCTCAGCGTGGTGGCCGCGGTGCTGGTGGCGGTGCACTTCACCCGCTCGGCCCACGGGCGGGCGACCCTGGCCCTGCGCGACGACGAGGTCGCCGCCGCGGCCATGGGCGTCAACACCACCGCCTACAAGGTCCTGGCCTTCGCCCTGAGCTCCTTCTTCGCCGGGCTGGCCGGGGGGCTGCACGCCCACAACTTCTACGTGATCCAGCCCAACAACTTCGGCTTCCTCAAGTCCTTCGAGATCCTGGTCTTCGTGGTGCTGGGCGGCGTCGGCAGCCTGCCCGGCGCCATCCTGGCGGCCACGTTCCTGACGCTGGTGTCCACGGCCCTGCAGGCGTACCCCGAGGCGCGGATGATCCTCTACAGCCTGGTCCTGATCCTGGTCATGCTGTTCCGGCCCCAGGGGCTGCTGGGGACCCAGACCCTGGCCGGGTTCTTCCCCGCCTGGCGGGCGGGCGCGGGAAGTGCGGACGAACCGGCCGCCACAGAGCCCCACCAGCCCGCAGCCGTACCCGCCGGCGGGGAACCGGGCCAGCTGGCCGGCTTGCGCGCCGCCGGAAGCCAGGCCGCCGGCGCCGCCGCCGTCCACGCCCCTCCAGCCGGTGAGCCGCCGGCCTCCGGCCCCGGAGCCACCGGCCAGGGAACGACCAGCGCCGGTCAAGGGGGTGCCCGCTGA
- a CDS encoding MoaD/ThiS family protein, with protein MQVRVRLGPDLAKAAGLPVALVEASAGTTVEQLLRRLEETYPALRGAVPTALLVAGGRVLGRQDEVPEGAELALVQPMAGGEGRLAD; from the coding sequence ATGCAGGTGCGGGTACGCCTTGGGCCGGACCTGGCGAAGGCAGCCGGCCTTCCCGTCGCACTTGTCGAGGCGTCGGCAGGGACCACCGTGGAACAGTTGCTGCGCCGGCTGGAAGAAACGTACCCCGCTCTGCGGGGGGCCGTTCCCACGGCGTTGCTGGTTGCGGGTGGACGGGTGCTGGGCCGCCAGGACGAGGTGCCGGAAGGTGCAGAACTCGCCCTCGTGCAGCCCATGGCGGGCGGGGAGGGCCGCCTGGCGGATTAG
- a CDS encoding branched-chain amino acid ABC transporter permease has translation MEIWLQQLLIGLSVGTIYALIALGYTMVYGVIKLINFAHGEVFMIGAFAGYYALTAWGLGFFPALLFAMAVSSVLGVTIERVAYRRLRNSPRLAALTTAIGVSLFLQYVTIYLRGAQSEAYPALLPNRRLELMGASLRMDTVVLLAVAVALMVLLQFIVHRTKVGKAMRAVSFDMEAARLMGISVNRTISATFAIGSALGGAAGVIYGLYYTRIDPLMGILPGLKAFVAAVLGGIGSIPGAMVGGLVIGMVETLVSAAGLSLFRDAAAFLILILILLFRPEGLFGRHMPEKV, from the coding sequence ATGGAAATCTGGCTTCAACAGCTGCTCATCGGCCTCTCCGTGGGGACCATCTACGCCCTGATCGCCCTGGGCTACACCATGGTCTACGGCGTCATCAAGCTGATCAACTTCGCCCATGGCGAGGTCTTCATGATCGGGGCCTTTGCCGGCTACTACGCCCTCACCGCGTGGGGCCTGGGTTTCTTCCCGGCCCTGCTCTTCGCCATGGCGGTCTCCTCCGTCCTGGGCGTCACCATCGAGCGGGTCGCCTACCGGCGGCTGCGCAACTCGCCGCGCCTGGCGGCGCTGACCACGGCCATCGGCGTCTCCCTCTTCCTGCAGTACGTCACCATCTACCTGCGGGGCGCCCAGTCGGAGGCCTATCCGGCCCTCCTGCCCAACCGGCGTCTGGAGCTGATGGGCGCGAGCCTCCGGATGGACACCGTGGTCCTGCTGGCGGTGGCCGTCGCCCTGATGGTGCTGCTGCAGTTCATCGTGCACCGCACCAAGGTGGGCAAGGCGATGCGTGCGGTCAGCTTCGACATGGAGGCCGCCCGGCTCATGGGCATCTCGGTGAACCGGACCATCTCCGCCACCTTCGCCATCGGCTCGGCCCTGGGCGGTGCCGCCGGGGTGATCTACGGGCTGTACTACACCCGGATCGATCCCCTGATGGGCATCCTGCCGGGCCTGAAGGCCTTCGTGGCCGCGGTCCTCGGCGGGATCGGGTCGATCCCCGGCGCCATGGTGGGCGGCCTGGTCATCGGCATGGTGGAAACCCTGGTGAGCGCCGCGGGGCTGTCCCTCTTCCGTGACGCCGCGGCCTTCCTCATCCTCATCCTGATCCTGCTCTTCCGGCCGGAAGGCCTGTTCGGGCGGCATATGCCGGAGAAGGTGTGA
- a CDS encoding DinB family protein — translation MTVGASRPLLDLQGLLEILEGNRRLTLRVIEAFPEEALFQYKPVDVLRPFAEMVKEILDIEFDYMKGIALGEWSFGEVAKEANTKADLLAACHRVRERTRELWPRLTVDRLLQVEPDPFFGGPPQSHLERLVYALENEIHHRGQGYIYLRLLGIEPPAFYER, via the coding sequence ATGACGGTCGGAGCCAGCCGGCCCCTGTTGGACCTGCAGGGGCTCCTGGAGATCCTGGAGGGGAACCGCCGCCTGACGCTGCGGGTGATCGAGGCGTTCCCGGAGGAGGCGCTCTTCCAGTACAAGCCCGTGGACGTCCTGCGGCCTTTCGCGGAGATGGTGAAGGAGATCCTGGACATCGAGTTCGACTACATGAAGGGCATTGCGCTGGGCGAGTGGTCGTTCGGCGAGGTGGCCAAGGAGGCCAACACCAAGGCCGACCTGCTGGCTGCCTGCCACCGGGTGCGGGAGCGGACCCGCGAGCTCTGGCCGCGGTTGACGGTGGACCGGCTGCTGCAGGTGGAACCGGACCCCTTCTTCGGCGGGCCCCCCCAGAGCCACTTGGAGCGGCTGGTGTATGCGCTGGAGAACGAGATCCATCACCGGGGGCAGGGGTACATCTATCTTCGGCTCCTGGGGATCGAGCCGCCGGCGTTCTATGAGCGATAA
- a CDS encoding SIR2 family NAD-dependent protein deacylase: MSERAAEPIHRLADLIRRSRYLVAFTGAGASTESGLPDFRSSQGLWRRVPQRMASIEFMERHFDEFVAFYRQRITALDGVQPSRVHRILAKWEEAGLLKAVITQNVDGLHQLPGSRQVIPLHGDLRTCRCQRCGRIYPSEAFLADPYCACGGRLRPNVVLFGEPLPADAWARARSEAARCDLMLAVGSSLEVYPAASLPEMVARRSATGEAALVIINRDPTPLDAWARMVTREAAGDVLERVDRQLSPAGSRRAQRG; encoded by the coding sequence ATGAGTGAGCGTGCGGCTGAGCCGATCCACCGGTTGGCCGACCTCATCCGCCGGTCGCGGTACCTGGTGGCGTTTACCGGCGCCGGCGCCAGCACGGAATCGGGCCTGCCCGACTTCCGTTCCTCTCAGGGGCTCTGGCGCCGCGTCCCGCAGCGGATGGCCAGCATCGAGTTCATGGAGCGCCACTTTGACGAGTTCGTCGCGTTCTACCGCCAGCGGATCACCGCTCTGGACGGCGTGCAACCCAGCCGCGTCCACCGCATCCTGGCCAAGTGGGAAGAAGCGGGGCTGTTGAAGGCCGTCATCACCCAGAACGTCGACGGTCTGCACCAGCTGCCCGGGTCCCGCCAGGTGATTCCCCTGCATGGCGACCTGCGCACCTGCCGCTGTCAGCGATGCGGCCGGATCTACCCGTCCGAGGCGTTCCTCGCAGACCCCTACTGCGCCTGCGGCGGCCGGCTGCGACCCAACGTGGTGCTCTTTGGCGAGCCGCTGCCCGCCGATGCCTGGGCGCGGGCCCGCAGCGAGGCCGCCCGCTGCGACCTGATGCTGGCCGTGGGGTCGTCCCTGGAGGTCTATCCCGCCGCGTCCTTGCCGGAGATGGTGGCCCGCCGCTCCGCAACCGGGGAGGCTGCGCTGGTGATCATCAACCGCGATCCGACGCCGCTGGACGCGTGGGCGCGCATGGTGACGCGCGAGGCGGCCGGGGATGTCCTGGAGCGGGTCGACCGCCAGCTGTCTCCCGCCGGGTCGCGTAGGGCCCAACGGGGGTGA
- a CDS encoding ABC transporter substrate-binding protein, whose protein sequence is MLRSKTVFLSFLLILVLSLSACGSAGTGSGAGSGSAAGGGDGGVIKVGINAELSGNVASYGQSFVQGVELAVAKINAEGGLLDGKKVELVKVDNKSDAAESTNAALRLMTQDQVVAIIGAATSGNTLAMVDLANENQIPVISPSATSPVVTVDPDTGETHEYIFRVCFIDPVQGRVAARFALEELGARRAAIFSDSSSDYAKGLAAAFKEAFVAGGGQIVAEESYVQDDTDFQSQLTRIKAANPDFVFVPGYYEEVGLIVKQAREDVGLTVPMMGGDGWDSPTLVELAGAENLNNTFFTNHYSSQDPDPRIQEFIQSFQAKYNEVPNGFNALGYDAMMLLADAIKRAGSADPVAIKDALEQTKDVQLVTGTISIDEQHNPVKAAVVIEYKDGKQTFRTKVSP, encoded by the coding sequence GTGTTACGTTCCAAAACAGTTTTTCTCTCCTTTCTTTTGATTCTCGTCCTTTCCCTGTCCGCGTGTGGGTCCGCCGGGACCGGTTCGGGCGCCGGCTCCGGGTCCGCCGCCGGAGGCGGTGACGGCGGGGTCATCAAAGTCGGGATCAACGCGGAGCTTTCCGGCAACGTGGCCTCCTACGGCCAGTCCTTCGTCCAGGGCGTCGAGCTGGCGGTCGCCAAGATCAACGCCGAGGGCGGCCTGCTGGACGGCAAGAAGGTGGAGCTGGTCAAGGTCGACAACAAGTCCGACGCCGCCGAGTCGACCAACGCAGCCCTGCGCCTGATGACGCAGGACCAGGTGGTCGCCATCATCGGCGCGGCCACGTCGGGCAACACCCTGGCCATGGTCGACCTGGCCAATGAGAACCAGATTCCCGTGATCTCGCCCTCGGCCACGAGCCCCGTGGTGACCGTGGACCCCGACACCGGCGAAACCCACGAGTACATCTTCCGCGTGTGCTTCATCGACCCGGTGCAGGGCCGGGTGGCGGCACGGTTCGCGCTGGAGGAACTGGGCGCCCGCCGCGCCGCGATCTTCAGCGACTCCTCAAGCGACTACGCCAAGGGCCTGGCGGCCGCCTTCAAGGAAGCCTTCGTCGCGGGCGGCGGCCAGATCGTGGCCGAGGAGTCGTACGTCCAGGACGATACCGACTTCCAGTCGCAGCTCACCCGCATCAAAGCGGCGAACCCGGACTTCGTGTTCGTCCCCGGTTACTACGAGGAAGTCGGCCTGATCGTCAAGCAGGCCCGGGAAGATGTCGGCCTGACCGTCCCCATGATGGGTGGCGACGGCTGGGATTCCCCCACCCTGGTGGAACTGGCCGGGGCCGAGAACCTGAACAACACCTTCTTCACCAACCACTACTCGTCGCAGGATCCGGACCCGCGGATCCAGGAGTTCATCCAGTCCTTCCAGGCGAAGTACAACGAGGTCCCCAACGGCTTCAACGCCCTGGGCTATGACGCCATGATGCTGCTGGCCGACGCCATCAAGCGGGCCGGGTCGGCCGACCCGGTGGCCATCAAGGACGCGCTGGAGCAGACCAAGGACGTGCAGCTGGTCACGGGCACCATCTCCATCGACGAGCAGCACAACCCGGTCAAAGCAGCCGTGGTCATCGAGTACAAGGACGGCAAGCAGACCTTCCGGACCAAGGTCAGTCCGTGA
- the murJ gene encoding murein biosynthesis integral membrane protein MurJ, whose protein sequence is MGARLARSAVIVFLLAVASRVLGFVREMVLAAVFGAGRVTDAYTITFAIPAVLFQAVGGAITTIVIPMLTRYRATGRDDDFREVAWTLFHGLLLVLVAMLAVAMALVEPLVRLFAPGFTGEQFELTRRLALIMLPGIVFMGINGWMQGVLNSCGNVVTPAAVGIPQNLVLIAGTYFLGRAYGIEAVAWASLVALAAQVILQWSALRRVGLPYRPVFRWNHPDLRAALGRTGPVLAATGTGQISQTVERALASGLPEGSAASLSFAQRITGLPQGLLMYPVSTVLYPELTRRISRGDRAGFLALLRRGLRLHLFLMFPITAGMLLLRSDLVRLVFQRGRFDAHDTQMTAFALAFLCLGLTGFAWRDLMSRAMYSTGDTWTPASTGVVAVTMHIVMSLLLVRYLAHGGIALSWSISLWWSALILLVRLRRRLGPVGGRSLLVGAVQAAAASAVMVAVVAALRRGPLAAMVAPEASTATQAAGLALLVGAGAAVYAAVLALFRVEELALLGGLARQAWSRWRARAMDRRTRRAVGE, encoded by the coding sequence TGGCGGTTGCCAGCCGGGTGCTGGGGTTCGTCCGGGAAATGGTGCTGGCCGCCGTGTTCGGCGCCGGCCGCGTGACCGACGCCTACACCATCACCTTCGCCATCCCGGCGGTGCTGTTCCAGGCGGTGGGTGGGGCGATCACCACCATCGTCATTCCGATGCTCACCCGCTACCGGGCCACGGGCCGCGACGACGACTTCCGCGAGGTCGCCTGGACCCTCTTCCACGGCCTGCTGCTGGTGCTGGTGGCGATGCTCGCCGTGGCCATGGCGCTGGTGGAGCCGCTGGTGCGGCTGTTCGCTCCGGGGTTCACCGGCGAGCAGTTCGAGCTCACCCGCCGGCTGGCCCTGATCATGCTGCCCGGCATCGTCTTCATGGGGATCAACGGCTGGATGCAGGGCGTGCTCAACAGCTGCGGCAACGTGGTGACGCCCGCGGCCGTGGGCATCCCCCAGAACCTGGTGCTGATCGCGGGCACATACTTCCTCGGTCGCGCCTACGGCATCGAGGCGGTGGCCTGGGCCTCCCTGGTGGCCCTGGCGGCCCAGGTGATCTTGCAGTGGAGCGCCCTGCGGCGCGTCGGCCTGCCATATCGCCCCGTCTTCCGGTGGAACCACCCCGACCTGCGTGCGGCCCTGGGACGAACCGGCCCGGTGTTGGCCGCCACGGGCACGGGGCAGATCAGCCAGACCGTCGAGCGAGCCCTGGCCTCGGGCCTGCCGGAGGGCAGCGCAGCATCGCTGTCCTTCGCCCAGCGGATCACGGGGCTGCCCCAGGGGCTTCTGATGTACCCGGTTTCGACGGTGCTCTACCCCGAGCTGACGCGGCGCATCAGCCGGGGCGACCGCGCCGGGTTCCTCGCGCTGTTGCGGCGGGGCCTGCGGCTGCACCTGTTCCTCATGTTCCCCATCACCGCCGGGATGCTGCTTTTGCGGTCGGACCTGGTGCGGCTGGTGTTCCAGCGCGGGCGCTTCGATGCCCACGACACCCAGATGACGGCCTTCGCCCTGGCCTTTCTCTGCCTCGGCCTGACCGGGTTCGCCTGGCGGGACCTGATGAGCCGGGCGATGTACAGCACCGGCGACACCTGGACGCCGGCCAGCACGGGCGTGGTGGCGGTGACGATGCACATCGTCATGAGCCTGCTACTGGTGCGGTACCTGGCCCACGGCGGGATTGCCCTCTCCTGGTCGATCTCCCTGTGGTGGAGCGCCCTGATCCTGCTGGTCCGGCTGCGGCGGCGCCTGGGACCGGTGGGCGGCCGGTCGCTGCTTGTCGGGGCGGTGCAGGCGGCGGCGGCCTCGGCGGTCATGGTGGCGGTGGTGGCGGCGCTACGCCGAGGGCCCCTGGCAGCCATGGTGGCGCCGGAGGCCAGCACGGCGACCCAGGCGGCGGGGCTGGCCCTCCTGGTCGGGGCCGGCGCGGCCGTCTACGCTGCGGTCCTGGCTCTTTTTAGGGTCGAGGAACTGGCCCTGCTGGGCGGCCTCGCCCGGCAGGCCTGGTCCCGCTGGCGGGCGAGGGCGATGGACCGGCGGACCCGGCGGGCCGTGGGGGAGTGA
- a CDS encoding YdeI/OmpD-associated family protein: protein MSESRQNPQVDALLEREIRWRDEFRKLREILLDLPLEETVKWGQPCYTHGGKNVVLIHGFKEYCALLFFKGALLDDPHGVLVRQTETVRAARQMRFTSLEEIEARQPIIRDYVHRAIAIEEAGLKVDFSKGRDLPVPDELEQKFAEMPALRAAFEALTPGRRRAYLLYFSRAKRPATRLARIQRSIPRIMEGKGPNE from the coding sequence GTGTCCGAATCGCGCCAGAACCCCCAGGTCGACGCCTTGCTCGAACGCGAGATACGGTGGCGGGACGAGTTCCGGAAGCTCCGGGAGATCCTCCTCGACCTTCCTCTCGAAGAGACCGTCAAGTGGGGCCAGCCCTGCTACACCCACGGCGGCAAGAACGTGGTGCTGATCCACGGGTTCAAGGAGTACTGCGCACTGCTGTTCTTCAAGGGGGCGCTGCTGGACGACCCCCACGGGGTGCTGGTTCGTCAGACGGAGACGGTGCGGGCGGCCCGGCAGATGCGGTTCACCAGCCTGGAGGAGATCGAGGCCAGGCAGCCGATCATCCGGGATTACGTCCACCGCGCCATCGCGATCGAGGAGGCCGGCCTGAAGGTGGACTTCTCCAAGGGGCGGGACCTGCCCGTCCCGGACGAGCTCGAGCAGAAGTTCGCCGAGATGCCGGCATTGCGGGCGGCCTTCGAGGCCCTGACGCCGGGGCGGCGGCGTGCTTACCTCTTGTATTTCTCCCGGGCCAAGCGGCCGGCGACCCGCCTGGCACGGATCCAGCGGTCGATCCCGCGGATCATGGAGGGGAAGGGGCCCAATGAGTGA
- a CDS encoding ABC transporter ATP-binding protein, whose protein sequence is MPPLLQLDRVGIRFGGLKAVDGLTLSVDRGELVGLIGPNGAGKTTVFNLLTGVYTPTEGTITFAGERIDGLKPHVLARRGIARTFQNIRLFGHLTVLDNVRVAYQVNTRHTVLDSILRLPRYFAEEGRMAEESLALLERLGLAAHQDELARNLPYGLQRRLEIARALALKPRLLLLDEPAAGMNPQESRELMELIAGVRRDFGLTVLLIEHDMTVVMGICERIYVLDHGVLIAEGTPEEIRRNPRVIEAYLGEEAS, encoded by the coding sequence ATGCCACCGCTGCTGCAACTGGACCGCGTCGGGATCCGCTTCGGCGGGCTCAAGGCGGTGGACGGCCTCACCCTATCCGTCGACCGCGGCGAGCTGGTGGGCCTGATCGGCCCCAACGGCGCGGGCAAGACCACCGTCTTCAACCTGCTCACGGGCGTGTACACCCCGACGGAGGGCACCATCACCTTCGCCGGGGAGCGCATCGACGGGCTCAAGCCCCACGTCCTGGCCCGCCGCGGCATCGCCCGCACCTTCCAGAACATCCGCCTGTTCGGCCACTTGACGGTGCTGGACAACGTGCGGGTGGCGTACCAGGTCAACACCCGCCACACCGTGCTCGACTCCATTCTGCGCCTGCCCCGCTACTTCGCCGAGGAGGGCCGCATGGCGGAGGAGTCCCTGGCCCTGCTTGAGCGGTTGGGCCTGGCGGCCCACCAGGACGAACTGGCCCGCAACCTGCCCTACGGCCTGCAGCGGCGCCTGGAGATCGCCCGGGCCCTGGCCCTCAAGCCCCGGCTCCTCCTCCTGGACGAACCGGCCGCCGGCATGAACCCCCAGGAATCCCGGGAGCTCATGGAGCTCATCGCCGGCGTCCGCCGCGACTTCGGCCTGACGGTTCTTCTGATCGAGCACGACATGACGGTGGTCATGGGGATCTGCGAGCGCATCTACGTGCTGGACCACGGGGTGCTGATCGCCGAAGGGACGCCCGAAGAGATCCGCCGCAACCCGCGGGTCATCGAGGCGTACCTGGGGGAGGAAGCGTCGTGA
- a CDS encoding acetamidase/formamidase family protein, with amino-acid sequence MALPLRTADETVFVDRFTDGVLDPAQPMLGPVRDGGHIVANTAPGCWGPMITPHLKGGHEVTVPVAVEGAEVGDAVAIRIKDITVTSIATASGNDRPMEGRFVDDPYCAARCPQCGTMYPPTRLEGIGPESVRCAHCGADATPFTFTNGYTIVFDATRRVGVTVHREAAEAIARDAARYAALPARSTQNPILRFAPHDLVGVVARLRPFLGQLGTVPAVRMPDSHNAGDFGAFLIGKRHEFTLTPEQLALRTDGHMDCDAVRAGAIVIAPVKVPGAGVYLGDMHALQGDGEIAGHTCDVSGTVTLQVEVIKGLNIDGPILLPVPEDLPYLARPFT; translated from the coding sequence ATGGCGTTGCCCTTGCGCACCGCGGACGAGACCGTCTTCGTCGACCGGTTCACCGACGGCGTCTTGGACCCTGCACAGCCCATGCTGGGACCCGTCCGCGACGGCGGGCACATCGTCGCCAACACCGCCCCCGGTTGCTGGGGGCCGATGATCACGCCCCACCTCAAGGGCGGGCACGAGGTGACCGTGCCCGTGGCCGTCGAGGGGGCGGAAGTCGGGGACGCCGTCGCCATCCGGATCAAGGACATCACGGTGACCTCCATCGCCACGGCCTCGGGCAACGACCGCCCCATGGAGGGGCGTTTCGTCGACGATCCCTACTGCGCCGCCCGCTGTCCCCAGTGCGGCACCATGTACCCGCCGACGCGGCTCGAAGGCATCGGGCCCGAGTCGGTCCGCTGTGCCCACTGCGGCGCCGACGCGACGCCCTTCACCTTCACCAACGGCTACACCATCGTCTTCGACGCCACGCGGCGGGTGGGGGTGACCGTCCACCGCGAGGCGGCGGAGGCCATCGCTCGGGATGCGGCCCGCTACGCCGCCCTGCCGGCCCGTTCGACCCAGAACCCCATCCTGCGGTTCGCGCCCCACGACCTGGTGGGCGTGGTGGCGCGGCTGCGCCCCTTCCTGGGGCAGCTGGGGACGGTGCCGGCCGTCCGCATGCCCGACTCCCACAACGCCGGCGACTTCGGCGCCTTCCTCATCGGCAAGCGGCACGAGTTCACCCTGACGCCGGAGCAGCTGGCCCTCCGCACCGACGGGCACATGGATTGCGACGCGGTGCGGGCCGGGGCCATCGTGATCGCGCCGGTCAAGGTGCCGGGGGCCGGGGTCTACCTGGGGGACATGCACGCCCTGCAGGGCGACGGCGAGATCGCCGGCCACACCTGTGACGTCTCCGGCACGGTGACCTTGCAGGTCGAGGTCATCAAGGGCCTGAACATCGACGGCCCCATCCTCCTGCCGGTCCCGGAGGACCTGCCCTACCTGGCCCGGCCCTTCACCTGA
- a CDS encoding glycosyltransferase family 4 protein: MRGPAPSGRPERLQVWMLPDYSEGNPYQRLLADALADLGVRVSLAKRLADVPPPAGPGRPGDGPDVIHLHWTHGYMLDRWAWMTAVKGTRLVGWLAAMRRRGAAIVWTVHNLHDHDRRQPRLERFFHRRLVRLCDALIVHCRYARDAVAGAFAVPEPLRRRTFVMPHGHYVGVYGDVPSRDEARYRLGLERDAVVFLYLGAIRPYKGVPHLVRTFRRLDQAAVRLVVAGRPATEALRAEIEAAAQSDPRIRLFLQHVPDDDVPIFMGAADAVVMPYEDIFTSGTVILAMSHGRPVIAPRRGCLAEVVDAEGGFLYPPADPAGLEQALRHALACRDQLPAMGRHNRERVAAWTWQAVALETKRAYQAAVAARHARAGGEGPVG, from the coding sequence ATGAGGGGCCCTGCACCATCGGGCCGTCCCGAACGGCTGCAGGTCTGGATGCTGCCGGACTACAGCGAGGGCAATCCGTACCAGCGCCTCCTGGCGGACGCCCTCGCAGACCTCGGGGTGCGGGTGTCCCTGGCCAAGCGTCTGGCCGACGTGCCGCCTCCGGCCGGGCCCGGGCGGCCTGGCGACGGCCCGGATGTCATCCATCTGCACTGGACCCACGGGTACATGCTGGACCGGTGGGCGTGGATGACGGCCGTCAAGGGAACGCGGCTGGTGGGCTGGCTGGCGGCCATGCGGCGCCGGGGCGCCGCCATCGTCTGGACGGTCCACAACCTCCACGACCATGACCGCCGCCAGCCGCGGCTGGAGCGGTTCTTCCACCGGCGGCTGGTCCGCCTGTGCGACGCCTTGATCGTGCACTGCCGGTACGCCCGCGACGCCGTGGCCGGGGCCTTCGCGGTGCCGGAGCCCCTGCGCCGGCGCACCTTCGTCATGCCCCACGGCCACTACGTGGGGGTGTACGGCGACGTGCCGAGCCGGGACGAAGCCCGGTACCGGCTTGGGCTCGAGCGCGACGCCGTGGTGTTCCTGTATCTCGGGGCGATTCGCCCGTACAAGGGCGTGCCGCACCTGGTGCGGACGTTCCGGCGGCTGGACCAGGCCGCGGTGCGGCTGGTTGTGGCCGGCCGGCCCGCGACGGAAGCGCTGCGGGCGGAGATCGAAGCGGCGGCCCAGAGCGATCCCCGCATCCGGCTCTTCCTGCAGCATGTCCCGGATGACGACGTCCCGATCTTCATGGGCGCGGCCGACGCCGTGGTGATGCCCTATGAGGACATCTTCACATCGGGGACGGTGATCCTGGCCATGTCCCACGGCCGTCCGGTGATCGCCCCCCGGCGCGGGTGCCTGGCCGAGGTGGTGGATGCCGAGGGCGGGTTCCTCTACCCGCCGGCCGATCCGGCCGGCCTGGAGCAGGCACTGCGCCACGCCCTGGCGTGCCGGGATCAGCTGCCGGCCATGGGCCGGCATAACCGCGAGCGTGTGGCCGCGTGGACCTGGCAGGCGGTCGCGCTGGAGACCAAGCGAGCGTACCAGGCTGCCGTGGCCGCCCGGCATGCCCGGGCAGGTGGGGAGGGGCCTGTGGGGTAA
- a CDS encoding ABC transporter ATP-binding protein: protein MLRVDDLHVFYGPIHALKGVSLAVEEGEIVTLIGANGAGKTTLLRAISGLTPPRRGTIHFQGRSLLRRLPEDIVRLGVSHVPEGRRIFANLTVQENLELGAFLRNDRAELARDLQRVFDLFPRLRERLHQLAGTLSGGEQQMLAIGRALMARPRLLLLDEPSLGLAPLLVRTIFDVIREINGQGTTILLVEQNAHMALSVAHRAYVLETGRIVLEGPAEALRQSEAIRAAYLGGQAG, encoded by the coding sequence ATGCTCCGGGTGGACGACCTGCACGTCTTCTACGGTCCCATCCACGCCCTCAAGGGCGTCTCCCTCGCGGTGGAGGAGGGGGAGATCGTCACCCTGATCGGCGCCAACGGGGCCGGCAAGACCACTCTCCTGCGGGCCATCTCGGGCCTGACCCCGCCCCGGCGGGGCACGATCCACTTCCAGGGCCGTTCCCTGCTGCGGCGCCTGCCCGAGGACATCGTACGCCTCGGGGTTTCCCACGTCCCCGAAGGGCGCCGGATCTTCGCCAACCTGACGGTCCAGGAGAACCTGGAGCTGGGCGCCTTCCTGCGCAACGACCGGGCGGAGCTGGCCCGGGACCTCCAGCGGGTGTTCGACCTCTTTCCCCGGCTGCGCGAGCGGCTGCACCAGCTCGCCGGGACCCTGTCGGGCGGCGAGCAGCAGATGCTGGCCATCGGCCGCGCCCTGATGGCCCGGCCCCGCCTGCTGCTTCTCGACGAACCGTCCCTGGGCCTGGCGCCCCTGCTGGTCCGGACCATCTTCGACGTGATCCGGGAGATCAACGGGCAGGGGACCACCATCCTGCTGGTGGAGCAGAACGCCCACATGGCCCTGTCCGTCGCCCACCGCGCCTACGTTCTGGAGACGGGGCGGATCGTTCTGGAAGGGCCGGCCGAGGCCCTGCGCCAGAGCGAGGCGATCCGGGCGGCGTATCTGGGCGGCCAGGCGGGGTGA